DNA from Fibrobacter sp.:
AAAAAGACCTTGATTGAATTGCTTTTTTTCAAAGCAATGATGACAAAGTCTGATTTTGCGAACATGCAAGGTCAAGAAGACTTCAATGTAATGCTCGACTTCATGCGTATGTGCACCTCCGGCGGAGATGGATACGACGAAGCGATTACAGCAAAGACATTAAACATGTTCGAAAGGAACCACGGACTTCCCTGCGGAACTCTTGAAATAGATTCCTTTAAGAATCTTTTGCGTAATCATTGGTATCTCATCCATGAGACTTTCTCTTTAAACATTTCCTCGCTGGAAGGCGATTACGCAACAAGCTTGGCAGATTTAATCACCCGTCCTCAAGACAACAAGGACTCCGCGAACACCTATCTTTATTACACAAACGAAAGTCTTCAACAATTAGCAGCAGGAATCCTGAAAGTCAAGAACAATGAAACATTTATGGATTGTTGTTGCGGAATGTTTTCTTCAGCGCTTTACAACGACGCAGCAAATTACATCGGCGTTGAATTGGACAAAGAAATTGCCGGCATCGCGGCAATGATCCTGATTATGGCCAAGAAGAAATTCAACATCAAACACGAAAACTTCTTGGATTACAAAGATAAAAATGTTGCAGACAAAATTCTTGCCGATATTCCCTGCGGCACAGGAACGCCCCAAACGGAGAATCGTCCTTACGGCAAAAATACCGAAGCTTATTGTATTGAGAACGTTGTCAACGCTCTTAAAGATGGCGGCAAGGCTGTAGTCGTCTGCTTTGGATCGATTTTGAGCAAACAGGATTCTTCGAAAAAATTGCGCGAGGCTCTTACGAAAGATCACTTGCAGGCAGTAGTCGTTTTGCCTCCGATGAGCAATGGCACAAAATCAAATACCAATTTGATCGTTCTGCAAAAAAATTGCCATGCCAAGGAAATCAAGTTCATCAACGCATCGAATCTTGACATCAAGAACAAGAACAGATTGACGCTGAACGAATCTGATATATCAGACATCATCAAATGCCTAGATGGCGAAAATGCTAATTGTTTTTCCGCAAGCATCCCTGTCGAAGATATTTTGAAATCCGATAGCATTTCTTGGACTCCGAACAGCTACGTAAAGGGAGATGAGAAAAGCAAAGGGCGTTCCATTGAAGAAATTGATAATGATTTGAAAGAAACCTACAAGAAACTTAAAGACTTGTTTCTGAGTTAATTGTTGTTGTTCATTCTCATAATCGCTCGCCGACGGCGGGCGTTTTTTTTGCAGTCGGGGCGTTGCGGGGTGTCCCCGCTAGAAGGGGTAGCGAGCAACGGAGTGCGAGCGAGGGGAAGGCATTCTCCTCAAAAAACACCATTACACCTTGACATATTATAGCATATATGCTATATTTAATGCGTGGAGTTCAAGTTTTTTCCAAATATTCGCAATTATGACCCCGAAAACACGGAGCCTAAAGACGAAATAGGTGATGTCGGAAGAGAATTGGAGGATTTGTCAAAGCGGCGTCCCGATCTGTATTTGCGCGTAAAGAGTTTTTTGCTGATGTTAAAGAGAGTTTTAGATCTAACTCCGTATTTGCAGAACAGTCAAATTTATAGGTTCCCTAAAGAATATGACGGTCTCTATGAAATGCGGATTCCCAAGCAGGCGCGAGGTGGTGTCTTTAGAAT
Protein-coding regions in this window:
- a CDS encoding N-6 DNA methylase, coding for MDKNKSFANDFIHGMLLNGAPDDRLIPYSGAKKTLIELLFFKAMMTKSDFANMQGQEDFNVMLDFMRMCTSGGDGYDEAITAKTLNMFERNHGLPCGTLEIDSFKNLLRNHWYLIHETFSLNISSLEGDYATSLADLITRPQDNKDSANTYLYYTNESLQQLAAGILKVKNNETFMDCCCGMFSSALYNDAANYIGVELDKEIAGIAAMILIMAKKKFNIKHENFLDYKDKNVADKILADIPCGTGTPQTENRPYGKNTEAYCIENVVNALKDGGKAVVVCFGSILSKQDSSKKLREALTKDHLQAVVVLPPMSNGTKSNTNLIVLQKNCHAKEIKFINASNLDIKNKNRLTLNESDISDIIKCLDGENANCFSASIPVEDILKSDSISWTPNSYVKGDEKSKGRSIEEIDNDLKETYKKLKDLFLS